A genomic region of Cannabis sativa cultivar Pink pepper isolate KNU-18-1 chromosome 1, ASM2916894v1, whole genome shotgun sequence contains the following coding sequences:
- the LOC115705879 gene encoding glycerophosphocholine acyltransferase 1 has protein sequence MSKNEDSGEESNGDSFQQVKQRFKDRSKKVAQTKDLLSKQAVQTKEILSKQAVKIAKQAEEHESFISKVTHLMGVLWFGGFCFLLGARPQDIRYIYCLFYVIFVPLRWIYYRFKKWHYYLLDFCYYANTIFLVDLLLYPRNEKLFMICFSFAEGPLAWALIVWRCSLVFSSLDKLVSVLIHLLPGIVFFTIRWWDPATFAAMHPEGSSRRSSWPYVEDKSYLWTWLFVVPLFAYTLWQILYFLIVNVLRRQRLLRDPEVMTSYRELSKKAQKANNSWWRLSGLLGDQNRPFMYILLQGLFTVATMALTVPIFLSYELHLIFQILKVSATAWNGGSFLLDVMPRQVILKEKKKSEMQPAQTEQEPPHIVPENSHSAENSHSVEAQNSVES, from the exons ATGTCAAAAAACGAAGATTCAGGTGAAGAATCAAATGGGGATTCGTTTCAGCAGGTGAAGCAAAGGTTCAAGGATCGATCCAAG AAAGTTGCTCAAACGAAGGATTTGCTTTCGAAGCAAGCGGTTCAGACAAAGGAGATCCTATCCAAACAGGCTGTTAAGATCGCCAAACAAGCAGAAGAACACGAAAGTTTTATAAGCAAG gtGACTCATCTTATGGGAGTGCTCTGGTTTGGTGGGTTTTGCTTTCTCTTGGGAGCAA GACCGCAGGATATTCGCTATATATATTGTTTGTTCTATGTTATATTCGTTCCCCTTAGGTGGATATACTACAGGTTCAAGAAGTGGCATTACTATCTTTTG GACTTTTGCTACTATgcaaatacaatttttttggtTGATCTTCTTCTGTATCCAAGGAATGAAAAGCTTTTCATGATCTGCTTCTCGTTTGCTGAG GGGCCATTAGCATGGGCATTGATTGTTTGGCGTTGTAGCTTGGTGTTTAGCTCTCTTGATAAACTTGTTAGTGTCCTTATACATCTTCTACCCG gtatagttttctttaccatTCGATGGTGGGATCCAGCAACCTTCGCAGCCATGCATCCAGAAGGATCTTCTCGCAGAAGTTCATGGCCTTATGTAGAAGACAAATCTTACCTATGGACATGGCTCTTTGTGGTTCCCTTATTTGCATACACTCTCTGGCAGATTCTATACTTCCTCATCGTCAATGTCTTACGTCGACAAAGGCTGTTAAGAGATCCTGAAGTCATGACTTCCTACAG GGAGCTTTCAAAGAAAGCTCAGAAAGCAAATAACAGTTGGTGGCGTTTGAGTGGTTTGCTTGGGGACCAAAACCGCCCGTTTATGTACATTTTGCTACAAGGCCTTTTCACAGTAGCGACTATGGCGCTTACAGTTCCCATCTTCTTGTCTTATGAATTACATCTCATTTTTCAAATACTGAAGGTCTCTGCCACTGCTTGGAATGGAGGGAGCTTTTTGCTAGATGTAATGCCTAGGCAGGTTATTCTCAAGGAGAAAAAGAAGTCAGAGATGCAGCCGGCACAAACTGAACAAGAGCCACCCCATATTGTGCCAGAAAATTCCCACTCCGCAGAAAATTCCCACTCTGTTGAGGCACAGAATTCAGTCGAAAGCTAG